One Setaria viridis chromosome 5, Setaria_viridis_v4.0, whole genome shotgun sequence genomic region harbors:
- the LOC117855835 gene encoding putative transcription factor bHLH041 — MDTGGWIHGYVNNTSGGGNNGFMCGYAAVSSCTPAELQYREEEEQQFLISSQIQHHLNQISMRMNMDDEASVYVPSSNDGGVSLIGIHSPIIVDGLLDPHHHAGSFPSSSSSSSLSLPSASLSCSPESSSAHVLAAPAATTTACSSQYLEVSSQVPLPPPAVPYGDHQYANLHVPAPAHHDVAAAMAPPELPPATNAGGAFRRYARHLGPKRPPKPGACGQRMFKTAMAVLSKMHVAARYNQQYYYQQAAAAAEAAPPPSVNQLQHMFSERKRREKLNDSFHALKTVLPPGAKKDKTSILIRAREYVRSLESKVSELEEKNRSLESRLLRGEGSGRKDAGSGGNDCSGDEKVQVEIARATKEERAAEPCADDLCTLKIVVRSPCNMTDMMLRTLQCLRNQIGDGVSLVAMSTSDSATGVNTCPRPVLTLQIKSPPGARWEEQPVKDAVAKVVADALTTTTTPSAAAQ; from the exons ATGGATACCGGCGGCTGGATCCACGGCTACGTCAACAacacctccggcggcggcaacaaCGGCTTCATGTGCGGCTACGCTGCTGTCAGCAG CTGCACCCCTGCAGAGCTGCAGtacagggaggaggaggagcagcaatTTCTCATCAGCTCGCAGATTCAGCACCACCTCAACCAG ATCAGCATGCGCATGAACATGGACGACGAAGCGTCGGTCTACGTGCCTTCCAGCAACGACGGAGGAGTTTCCCTCATCGGCATCCACAGCCCGATCATCGTCGACGGCCTCCTCGACCCGCACCACCATGCCGGCagcttcccttcctcctcgtcgtcctcctcgctcTCGCTGCCCTCCGCGTCCCTCTCCTGCAGCCCCGAGAGCTCGTCGGCGCAcgtcctcgccgcgccggcggctaCGACTACCGCCTGCAGCAGCCAGTACCTGGAGGTGTCCTCCCAAGTGCCGTTACCGCCACCCGCGGTGCCCTACGGCGACCACCAGTACGCCAACCTCCACGTGCCGGCGCCGGCTCACCATGACgtggcggcggcaatggcgccACCAGagctgccgccggccaccaACGCCGGTGGTGCGTTCAGGCGCTACGCGCGGCACCTCGGCCCGAAGAGGCCGCCCAAGCCTGGCGCGTGCGGCCAGAGGATGTTCAAGACGGCCATGGCGGTGCTGTCCAAGATGCACGTGGCGGCGAGGTATAACCAGCAGTACTACTaccagcaggcggcggcggccgccgaggcggcgccaccgccgtcggTAAACCAGCTGCAGCACATGTTCTCGGAGCGCAAGCGGCGAGAGAAGCTCAACGACAGCTTCCACGCCCTCAAGACCGTCCTTCCACCCGGCGCCAAA AAGGACAAGACGTCGATATTGATCAGGGCGAGGGAGTACGTGAGATCCCTCGAGTCCAAGGTGTCCGAGCTCGAGGAGAAGAACAGATCGCTCGAATCGCGGCTGCTCCGTGGCGAAGGCAGCGGCCGCAAagacgccggcagcggcggcaacgACTGCTCCGGCGACGAGAAGGTGCAGGTCGAGATAGCCAGGGCGACGAAAGAGGAGCGCGCGGCTGAGCCCTGTGCAGATGATCTCTGCACGCTGAAGATCGTGGTGAGGTCGCCGTGCAACatgacggacatgatgctccgGACGCTGCAGTGCCTGAGAAACCAGATCGGTGATGGCGTCAGCCTGGTGGCAATGAGCACGAGCGACAGCGCTACTGGAGTGAACACCTGTCCTCGACCTGTCCTGACGTTGCAGATCAAG